Part of the Lagenorhynchus albirostris chromosome 19, mLagAlb1.1, whole genome shotgun sequence genome, GCACTCCACAGCATCTGGTGTGGGaacattttctctttagttctaaGAATTGGCATAGTGGGAGTGATTGTTGTATTGATGTGGAAATTGATGCTTGGAGAAATGATAGGATGTCGTCCTCCCCATGATCACACTGCCAGCAAGtgtcagattttttttatatatataaatttatttatttatttttggctgtgttgggtctttgttgctgcacgtgggctttctgtagttgtggcaagcaggagctactcttcattgtggtgcgtgggcttctcattgcggtggcttctctttgttgtggagcatggaccctagagcacatgggcttcagtagttgtggcatgtgggctcagtaattgtggctcacgggctctagagcacaggctcagtagttgtggcactcgggcttagttgctccgtggcatgtgggatgttccctgaccagggctcaaacctgtgtctcctgcattggcaggcagattcttaaccagtgcaccaccagggaagtcccgagtgtCAGATTTAAGAGTCTTCCTTCAAACCCCAGAAATCTGGCTCCAGAGCGAGGGATCTCTAGTCACTTTACCACAACGTATGAAGACTGCAGCCTGGGGCAGGTGCACCGTGAGGACCAGGGAGGCTCAGCACCTGTCACTTTGCTGTTACCATTGTTGGAATTATCATCATGAACATTTTCCCAAAGCACGTACCATCTGCCCCCAGTCCTCATGGAAAACCATTGTCTGTGTCATCTCTAGTGGCTTCCTTCACAGGAGGCTTTTCTCTCAGCCACAGTTGCGTTATATCCAGAGACTGCTTCCACCTCCCCCTTGAGCCCAACACAGAACTCAGCGATCAGCAGGCCTCAGTGGTTCAGGCCTGCGTCTCTCTGCATCTTCACCGGCAACAGAGTGACAGGGTTGATCCTATCCAAGTGCAAAAGCCCAACACCACTACCTATTTGACTGTCCAGGTGTTGGTGACCTTCAAGGATGTGGCCGTGACCTTTACCCGGGAGGAGTGGGGACAACTTGACCTGGATCAGAGGACCCTGTACCAAGAGGTGATGCTGGAGATCTGTGGGCTCCTGGTCTCACTGGGTAAGTGCTTAGCTCTCACACATGTGGGGGACCCCACTCGCCTTGTTTCCAGGCTGATCAAGGTCACAGGAGtcacctttcctcctccccacagGCCCTGCATTTTTCTGGTCACTTCTCCTCCTGCCTGGTCTCCCTGTGTCTGTAGCAGTGATCGGTGGGATAGAAACAATGTCCTTATGAACACCAGCCCCATCCCAGTGCCCAGCACCCTCGGGCCTCAGTTTGAGGTCCTTGTTGCAGATTCCACAGGAGGGAAGCTGACTGACCCAGCCTGGTGATGTCAGGTATCACCACAGCCAGTTAGCAGGGCTGTTCTCAGACGAGTGGGTGAGTGAGGGAGACCCCTACATGGCATTTGTCATCAGTGCCACCCAGGGATCTTCCTAAACAGCACAATCTTGGTTCAAAGGCCCCTCGTATCTACATCATCATCACATGCTTTCTGAGGCCTGGGCCGTGATCCTCCCCTGGGCAGGAGATCATTTTAGAAGGTGCACAGGAATGTCATGGAATGCCACAGGTGGACACCCTGCAAAAGCCAGTCCTTTTACCTTCTCTGTCTGGCACGCTGATTGTTGTCAAGAGAAAGTCTCAGATCAGTGTGAGTGAGTATTCCATGGCCCCCTTTGTGGTTAATTTTTCTGTTCAACAGAGGGACCAGACTCTAGCTCACAGCCCTGAGCCTTCTACGTGAACTTGCTAGGACCTTAATGCCATTATTTTGACTTCAgcgttgtgggtttttttttttttattggagtattccCAGGGTCCCGTGGCCGTGTGTGAAAGTGGCATGACCCTGCATGGGGCTGGCTTCCACTGATGAAGTTTAAGGGAAGTGGTGTTGTGTAGACAGACAGCACCACCCTCTATAGCAGTTGTAGCCCAGGAGTGGTGTTTGTGCCGTTGGATTCCCAGTCACAGCTCAACATTTTCTTTACTTTGGGAACCGCTACATTCATGGTCTTGTTCCTGTCATGAAGTCCCAGATAGGCTGGAAGGGTTTCATTCTTCTCATCAAAACACCTGCGTCCTGTTTTTTTCTCCATCCACAGGGCATCCAGTTCCCAAACCAGAGTTGATCCACTTGCTGGAACATGGGCAGGAGCTGTGGATGGGAAGGAGAGGCCTCCCACATAACATGTGCCCAGGTAGGAGCCAATAGCTGTTGGGCAAGTGGGTTCACAGCAACCTTGAGAATGCATGGGGACCAGTGCCTCTGAGCTGCTATGTGAAACCCCCTTTGTGGGGTCTGGTGGTTTCTCTCACATCAAAGTATAGTGTGCATCAGCTGGCCAGCTTGGGACCACACCATTATTTAGAGACCCAggcaccttcttttttttttttttaatttttattttctctctttttttttttattgaagtacagttgacttacactGTCGTGctaatttctgccatacagcaaaatgactcagttatacacatatataattccttttttatatccttttccattatggtttataacaggatattgaacatagttccctgcgctatacagtaggaccttgttgtttattcatcctatatatactagtttgcatttgctaatccaaaactcccactccttccctccccacccaccctcctcctTGACAAatgcaagtctgttctctatgtctgtgagtctgtttctctttcataagtaggttcatttgtgtcatattttagattccacatataagtgacatcatatggtatttgtctttctctttctgacttacttcacttagtatgataatctctagttgcatctagAGATCCAGGCACCTTCTGACGTCAACGTATAGCTCTAAGGTTGGTCCAGCATAATCCAGTTGGTGGAGGGGAAACAGCAAGGGATAGGGGCCAGGTCACACCCAGATGCACACATACTTTACTCCCCTGTATCTCACAGGCAAGGACTAGGCTTTTGGCCACAGCTGGATGCTCAGGACTGGAGAGTGTGGTTTTGCTCTGGGCTGAAGGAGAAGAGCCAGTGGGCTTGGTTTGTATGACCTCTGTCTACTCTACTCACCCTGCTCTCAGGACGTCAGAGCGAGGCTAGTGTGTATGTGAGTGGGTTGTTTGAAGGTATAATGAGATAATGCAGAAAActgcttagtacagtgcctggtctATAGAGAGGGTCGACTAAGGTCAGTTCTTACCGTATCCATGTAATTGTATTAATCAAAGTGAATGGTGGTATCACACATTTTTCCTGGACTTctagactcagaggaaaaggggcCTTTCTTCCCCTTGAAGTTATGATCTATGCTATACTCTCTATGGAACTCTTTCCCACCttctccatccatttatccatcctcCTGTTTGTCCACAAGACACTCAGAAGCAGCCCCTTGCACTGTACCTTCCTGCCCCTCTTGCCCTTAAGAACACCAAGCTGATGTTTGGGGTTTTCAGCCCCACATCTCTGCTGCTGACTGTAGCTTGAATAATCCACAGTGAGTCATGGTCTCTACTCTCTATCGGTCCTTCAGCCTTCTCAGCCCGCCTGTAAGTGTCTTTGGCCAATTCTACTACCGATGCTCTGTTCCACACGCCACCCCGCCCCCATTTCCTTATTCCCAGATCTCCACTTTCGTGTCTCAGAGACCTCTCAAGCTTGTCATGCCTTAGAAGACCCCCGGGATCCTGCCCACTCCTATCCCGTGCCTTGTTCTGAGAACGTCCTGCCATCTAAGCTGATTAGAAGATTAGCAACACCTCAGCCAGCCTCTCTCCATCAAACCAACATCCGTCCATCCCCAGGCATGCCCGTTTGAGATTATCCGTGTGTCCTGAGTCCATCACCAGCACCCTAATTCAAGCCCTCgtcatctttttatatatatatataaatttatttactttattttatttatttttggctgtattgggtcttcactgctgcgcgcaggctttctctagttgcagcgagcgggggctactcttcgttgcggtgtgtgggcttctcatttgctgtggcggagcacgggctctaggtgcacgatcttcagtagttgcagcacatgggctcgtgggctctagagtgcagactcagtagttgtggcacacgggcttacttgctgtgcggcatgtgggattttccgtgaccagggagcgaacccatgtcccctgctttggcaggcggattcttaaccactgcaccaccagggaagtccctctcgtcatctttttttttttaaataaatttatttattttatttatttatttttggatctgttgggtcttcattgctgcacgtgagctttttctagttgtggcaagcgggggctactcttcgttgcagtgcgtgggcttctcattgtggtggcttctctcgtggagcacaggttctaggctcATGAgattcagtagttgaggcacgcaggctcagtagttgcggctcatgggctctagagcacaggctcagtagttgtggcgcatggggttagttgctccgcggcatgtgggatcttcccagaccacggatcgaacctgtgtcccctgcattggcaggcggattcttaaccactgcgccaccagggaagcccacaactctTGAAAGAGTTATCTCATTTTGGAAATGATGGACAGTTGTCCTGTGGTGTATGTGGGGGATGGGTTCCAGTGCTCCCGCAGATACCAACATCCGTGGATGCTAAGGTCCCTTATGGTGGGCTGTCCCCCTCCATATGCACAGTTCCATATCTTCAGATTCAGTCAACTGCAGATTATGTAGTATTTTGATCCATGGTCGGTTGATTTCATGGATGCAGAACTCACAGATACAAAGGGCTGAAATcgtgtataagtggacctatGGGTTTTAGACCCGTGTTATTCAAGGATTGACTCTATATATTTGACTTCCataccttttgtttttaaaatctacttaatttttttatatcgGAATTATACAGTGATACATATCAATCCTTCAGGTTCagcttcactttttcttttttcaatttttaaaaaatttttattgcaatatagttgatttagaatgttgtgttaatttctgctgtacagcaaagtgattcagttatacatatgtatacattcttttccattatggtttatcacaggatattgaatatagttccctgtgctataaaatgggaccttgtttatccatcctatatgtaattgtttgcatctgctaatcccaaactcccaatccatctctctCCACcaacccccttggcaaccacaagactgctctctatacctgtgagtctgtttctgttttgtaggtaagttcatttgtgtcattgtgtcatttttttttagattccacatataagtgatattatgtggtatttgtctttctctgagttacTTTGCTtagcatgacaatctctagatccatccacgttgctgcaaatggcattatttcattctttttcatggctgagtaacattccattgtatgtatgtaccacatcttctttatccattcctctgtcaatggacatttagggtatttccatgtcttggctattgtaaatagtgctgctgtgaacataggggtgcatatagctttttgaattagagatttgtctggatatatgcccaagagtgggaaaTCATCTTTACTTTTCACATATGTATAAACTGAGGTATCCTCCACCTCACCCAAAATTTAGACTATTTCCAGTTCTGTTGCAGGTTCCTGGTGCTTCATCCTTGTCAATAGCTTGTCCTACAGTGTTACCCAGTGTTTACACTCTATTACTGTggataggttttctttttcttttccttttgggtGAGGGGGCGTgcctcaaacaacagaaatttattgtcttagtTCTAGATGCTGGGTTTCCGTAGGTTTGGTTTCTACTGAGGCCACTCTCTTTGGCCTGTAGAATAACATGGCTTGTTCTTGCTAATGGCATTGCTGTCATCCTAACTGCCCAGTACAACAATGAGAATAATAACATTAGACTTCTTCAGAGAATCAGACCCAAAAGGAGATAAATCAGAGTTTTATTCTGTTGATTAGGCTTCATGTGATTGTGAGGGTTAAGTGATTTCAAAATCTTCGGGGCAGTCCAGTAAGCTGGAAGAGTAGATGCTTGCAGTCCTGGGTCTGGAGGCAGAATCCTTTCCCTCCCAGGGCATCTCAGCCTTTTCCCTTAaggacattgatttttttttttaagtttatttatttatttatttttctggctgtgttgggtcttcgttgctccatgtgggctttctctagttgtggtgagcgggggctactcttcactgcagtgcatgggattctcattttggtggcttctcttgctgtggagcacgggctctaggtgcacgggcttcagtagttgtatcacgtgggctcagtagttgtggctcacgggctctagaacccaggctcagtagttgtggcgcacaggcttagttgcaccgCAGCTTGTGgtattctcccagaccagggcttgaacctgtattccttgaattggcaggtggattcttaacccctgcgccaccagtgaagtcccaaggACATTGATTGAtcggatgaggcccacccacattaagAAGGGTAACTTGCCTTTTTCAAAGTTTGATGATTCCAGTGTCAGTCATATCTAAAAAGTACCTCACAGCAACCTCCAGAATGGTGTTTGACCAAAGAGCTCAGCACAGTAGCCAagccaagttgacatataaaattaaccaccatACATACTCGCACTGCGTCAAGAAATGTGCTGAGAGCTTTAcaggcattttctcatttaaccctcatgacACCCGGAGAAACTGAGAGTCCTCTAGTCTCTTAGGTGAGGAAATTATGacataaagaagaaaggagggggtttccctggtggctcagtggttaagaatctgtctgccaatgcaggggacacgggtttgagccctggtccgggaagatcccacatgctgcagagcaactactgagcctgcgctctagagcctgcatgccacaactactgaagcccgcacgcctagagcccatgctccgcaacaagagaagccaccgcaatgagaagcccgcgcaccacaacgaagaataacccccgcttgccgcaactagagaaagaccacgtacagcaacgaagacccaatgcaagcaaaaataaataaataaaatacaaaatttaaaggaaaataaaagaagaaaggagggacttccctgacggtctagtggttagggctGTGCCCCTCCACTtctgggggcacaggtttgatccctcatcagggaactaagatcccacaagccgctccTCAAACTGAGGCATTGTGACTCCAGAGCTCTCCCTGCTAACACCACTCTAATGCTTCTCAACAGAGCAGAAACTCGTCTTTCATACCGTTTGAGTTTGTGTGTCCCACtaccccttttcttctgagatttttattctcttcttcctGTAACCGCCCCTTCAGGCTTGCCTTCCCCAGGATTCTGGTGCCACTTTCTTCTTGTAACTCTCTTTTTTTGCtgcgctgtgtggcttgtgggatcttagttccctgaccagggatcaaacccaggacccctgtagtggaagcatggagtcctaaccactggaccaccagtgaagtacctctttgttttttttttaattcaaacagtattttcagtgttttatttatCAGCCACTTATATAGCACTTATTACATCCCAGGCCATTTTCTaggcaattttttcttttttaattgaaatatagttgatttacaatgttgtgtttcaggtgtatagtaaagtgattcagttatacatatacatatatccattcatttTCAGATCCTTTtgccttataggttattacaaggtattgagtatagttccttgtgttatacagtaggtacttgttgtttactttatatatagtagtgtgtatctgctaaacccaaactcctaatttatctttccctccccccagcctttcccctttagtaaccatgagtttcttttctatgtctgtgagtctgtttctgttttgtaaataagttcatttgtatcattgtttttagattccacatataagtgatatcctatgatatttgtctttctctgactcacttcacttagtatgataatctccaggtccatccaggttgctgcaaatggcatgatttccttcttttttatggctgagtgatagtACCTTTTCTTCTTATAACTCTTAAGCACTCTCCAAAGGTGGATCTACCCACGCTTATTCCTTCCGTTTCTACCCAGTACcccatccttctttctttctggcaACTCTGTTGTCTGCATTAGGACCCAGCTCATGGGACACCTCCCAGGGAAGATGACCTTTTCTTCCCAGTCTTGCTAGGTGCCACTTCCCTACACTCTCACAGAACCAAGACATCAATCCTTGAGGCAGATGCTCTCCAGACAGTATTATTGAAACTGTCCTCCCTCCCCTACTCCAGATCCTCTGTCTCCTGGTCCGGCCTCCTGCCAGATTTTCCCTTTAATGGTGTTAGGGTACAAGGGTCATAGAAAGTAACTGGAAATCTAGGATACACTGATGTTAAAACATAGCAGATATCAGAGGTGCTGATTTCATCCTCATTTGTTCACTGAAGtgttgcttctgtttcttctgtgtTGCATCACCGAAAGTCCCCCTTTGTGTATTGGATTCTTTCCAGATGACAGAGCAAAACGTCAGACCAGAGAGCTGGTTTTGTCTGAAGGAGTCTTGCTCCAGGGAAGCCTGACTCTGGGATCTTCAAGGGACTGCAGGTCGAGGCAAGCCATGGATCCAGAAGGGCTTTTGGAAGTGCAGAAAGGTCAGCTGAGGCCAGAGACAGACGCCCACAAGGAAACCCATCCTGGGAAAACGAGCCTTGAAGATGATAGTTTGGAGGCGGATGATGGTGTGCACTCCAGGGCGTTCCAGGAGAGAGTCTCTCAGGGAGATGTTCTCCGTGAGCGTGACCCACAGGGACGAGGAAAAGGCCCCCTGATTCATAACCTCTACAAGTGCAAGCAGTGCGGGAAGAGTTTTAACAGGAAATGGTACCTTGCTCGACATCAGCGGATTCACACTGGAATGAAGCCCTATGAATGCAATGCGTGTGGGAAAGCTTTCAGCCAGAGCTCAACCCTGACCCGGCACTACGTCATCCACACCGGGGAGACGCCATACAAATGTGCCgagtgtgggaaggccttcaAACGCAGGTCATACCTCCTGCAGCACCAGCCGAtccacactggggagaagccCTATGAGTGCGGCCAGTGTCGAAAGGCCTTCACCCACCGCTCTACTTTTATTCGCCACAATAGGACCcacactggagaaaaaccctTTGAATGCAAAGAATGTGAGAAATCATTTAGCAACAGAGCACACCTCATCCAGCACTACATcatccacactggagagaagccctacGATTGCACAgagtgtgggaaggccttcaggTGCAGCTCAGAACTCCTACAGCACCAGCGGATTCACACGGGGGAGAAGCCCTACGAGTGTGCCCAGTGCGGGAAGGCCTTTCACCGGAGCACGTACCTCATCCAGCACTCTGTCATCCACACCGGGGAGACGCCATACAAGTGCGCCGAGTGTGGGAAGGCTTTCAAACGCAGGTCACATCTCCTGCAGCACCAGCGGGTTCATACTTGAGAAAAAGGCCTTCACCGCTGctccttttttgtctttcatgaGGGGATCCATGCTGGAGGGAAGAACCCTTTGAGTGTAAAGAATTCTGGGAGGGTTTTTTGTCTGCTTTTCAAATGCATAAGTGGTCATGTGGGAGAAGACGCCTTGCGAATGCAGTGGAAATGTCAAAAGCCTTCGGCCCCTGCTCATCACTCAGAGGATTCATTCTGTGGAGAAACTCAGCACATGAAGCTATGCCACCCGTGGGTCCGTCCACCTCTGTCAACATCAGAGAACATACTGGGGAAAGACGTTCTGAATGTAACCAGAAGGACGCTCCTCAGCCAAAAGAAGACTCATCCTCGCCACCTGAGAATGTGTAATGAAGAGGAACCACTTAATTATTGCCGTGAGAAAGCCTCCTGTGACATGTCACCACTAGTCACGTAGAGTCATATTGGAACTTGACGGAGCTTGGGCTTTCCCTGTGAAGAAGCGCAGAGGAGACAGACTCAGGGTTCGTTATGCGCTTATAACAACATTCAGCCACAGGGCTCCCCCTTGGTTTGCACTTAAGCCATCTCAGcattatgttaaaaagaaaactaacaagggaattccctgcagagtcccagtggttaggactccgtgctttcactgtcgGAGGACCTGGCTTTGATCcctgtcggggaactaagatcccgcaagccccaCGGTGTgaccaataaagaaaaaagaaaaataacaaagaggTGGAGGGGATAGAGACAAAGACTATAAACggaaaaaaacaaatgcttttGTAAGCTCTTTCAGACTTTCCTGCCAAGCCTGTTGCAGTTTTTCATCAGTTCTGTTTTTTGGTGGGGCAATGTTTGAGGGAGCAAAGGACCCCAGCCCTTTGTTTTTATGTGTTCACTGCTGTCTTGTGTCATGAAACTTGGACGTTGAGGGCAGCTCCACCAACATTTGTTGGAAGGCTTGGTTCCGAACATCTCTAGCCATTGGCATAATTCTTTGTGAGAAATATGAGGGCTTGAGTCATGAGCTACTTGAACTTGTAAGAAATTAGAATACCGAAAATAGCATCACACGATACTTGTATTTTATATCTAAGGAGAGAATGGTCCACATAGGGATCGCCACATTAAAATGTGCACCCCTAAAGacgttgaatttttttttaataggtaaaCTCCTGTTCATCTGGTTTTAAATGCCTGATACTATCTCtcactctttcttcttcttcttcttctttttagtttaaaaagaagTACGTTTATTAGTATATGCACACAGTTTGCAGAATAGAAACATTTAGAGTATTTAGGGAAATTCAGTCAAGTTCAACAAACCTCAGTGAAAATATGTTGTATTTGTTTAATGGTAGACAGGTAATTACTTGAGTCTATTAACTGGCTGCATTTTCAGTCTTcaataggttcttttttttttcttttaatttttttttattttatctttgaccgcattgggtcttcattgctgtgtgtgggcttttctctggttgcggtgagcaggggctactcttcgttgtggtgcgcaggctcctcattgcggtggcttttcttgttgtggagcacagactctaggcacgcgggctcagtagttgtggcgcacggacttagttgctccacagcatgtgggatcttcctggactagggctcaaacccatgtcccctgcgttggcaggtggattcttaaccactgcaccaccagggaaaccctcaataggttctttgaaaagatgtttAGCAAGGTGGAAGATAACTTGATCCATGTCACTTAGAggctttatttatctatttttaaaaatattattggagtatagttgatttataatgttgtacagcaaaggtgtacagcaaagtgattcagttatacatatatacatatactcatgtatatgagttatacatatactcattctttttcagattattttcccttatatgttattacaaaatattgagtatagttccctgttctataccgTAGGCagttgttggttatctgttttgtatatagtagtgtgtatatgtcaatcccaatctcccaatttatccccccccccaaTTCTCACTCTTGATTCCATTctatgtggggttttttctttttcttttttttaatcattcattcattcacttcgaTATTTATTGGATGCCAGAATCACTGTTCTGGGCACTTGAAAGGCATCACTGAACAAAACAggttgaaaaaagaaacaatcttgCCCTGCAGAGTTTACATAAGTAGcataataaacaataaattgtATAAAATACTAGAAGGTCATAAGTGttactgaagggaaaaaatggagcagtGTAAGTTCAATGATACACACCAATCTGTGAGGGGATAAGAACACGtcataattttaaatagaatggTTAAAGTGGGGCCTCTTCTCAAAGCTGACGTTTATGCAAAGACTTGGGAAGAGACGAAGGTGCTAGCTATGTGGGTATTTGGAGAAAGTTCTCCCCATGTAGAGGGAACATCCAGTTCAAGGGCTTTACAGCTGGGACATAACCTGGAATATTCGAGGCACATCAAGGAGGTGATGGAGCTGAATCAGTGATGAAGAGAGGGAATAGTAGGAGATTAATTCAGAAAGGAAATTGGGAGTCCAACTGCAGTCAAACGCTGCATAACACTATTAGGGTCTTGGCTTTGACTCTGAATGAAATGGGGAGACATTGGAGGATTTGAAACAGAGGAATGGCTTGATCTGCCATGTCTTTAAAGGGTCACACCGGCTGATGTATTGAAAGTGGTTTGTTGgagggtttgttttctttattgtctCTGACAGCAAGGTGCTCATCCTGTATGGCTGTGGCCTTCTGAGGTGAGTGCtagttctttcctctttccacTGTTTCAGCCTCTCTAACCCTGTGGAAAGGACTGGACATTTCCAAGTCCCCCTCTGCAGCTTTCTAGCGGTTGAATTATAGGTAAAAccagtaaaataaaacacacatccAAGTTAAATTCATGGTAAAGGAGAAGGATCCTCCTTGTCCGATCTTATAAATGTTTGTGTGAagctgttttttatgtttttacagAGTAAAGTGCCAGGGATTTTAACAGGTGAGTCTAGATGTATACATGCAGGTCTCGTGTTTGTATGGGTTTCACAGTTGCCACCATGGACTTACTCCCTTGTGCTGGCATTGGATATGAGTACTTGAAATTtgtcctgagattttttttcctttgaggctAGTTTTCAAGCTACACAAGATAATCAGTATTAActgaaataatgtgaaaaaatgtgccatacaggggcttccctggtggttcagtggttaagaatctgcctgccaatgcaggggacacgggtttaagccctggtcaaggaggatcccacacgctgcagagtgactaagcccatgtgccacagctactgagcctgcggtgtagagcccgagagccacaactactgagcccatgtgcctagag contains:
- the ZNF550 gene encoding zinc finger protein 550 translates to MAALVTPAQVLVTFKDVAVTFTREEWGQLDLDQRTLYQEVMLEICGLLVSLGHPVPKPELIHLLEHGQELWMGRRGLPHNMCPDDRAKRQTRELVLSEGVLLQGSLTLGSSRDCRSRQAMDPEGLLEVQKGQLRPETDAHKETHPGKTSLEDDSLEADDGVHSRAFQERVSQGDVLRERDPQGRGKGPLIHNLYKCKQCGKSFNRKWYLARHQRIHTGMKPYECNACGKAFSQSSTLTRHYVIHTGETPYKCAECGKAFKRRSYLLQHQPIHTGEKPYECGQCRKAFTHRSTFIRHNRTHTGEKPFECKECEKSFSNRAHLIQHYIIHTGEKPYDCTECGKAFRCSSELLQHQRIHTGEKPYECAQCGKAFHRSTYLIQHSVIHTGETPYKCAECGKAFKRRSHLLQHQRVHT